The sequence below is a genomic window from Paenibacillus sp. DCT19.
ATTAGAATAAATACGAGATCATATTGAAAGCACAATATGGCCAGCGTTCAGAAGTCCCTAAAAGGATACTGGACGCTGGCTTTCTTCATCTGCTAATAATAGCTGTATCGAAATTCAGCAATATGAATACCGATAAAAATAGTTTTAGAAAGATTCCGCAGCAGAGCAGGGCGTAAATAAAAGTGCCACTCCCCTCGTATAGAAGGAAAGTGGCACTTATCGTTTGTTCGGAAAACTTATGCTGTTGCAGGACTTCTAGTTAGCCGAATCAACGGCTTTTACAGACGTGTTGTTGCTTTGGTATTTCCGAATAATTGAAACCTCTACACGTCGATTCTGTGCTCGTCCAACATTCGTATCATTACTAGCAATTGGGTGGTATTCTCCGTATCCGCTAGGTGTGAACTTGGAAGGATCGAGCGCTGTATTAAGCAACAGAATTTTGAGGAAGTTGAGGGCACGATCAGCACTCAAATCCCAGTTATCCTTATATTGGTTGTTCGAAATGGGAATGTTATCGGTATGGCCCGATACAACCACTTCGTATTCCGGGAACTCCTGAAGCATGCTTGAGATCGCTTTGGCCAAGGAGCGCGATTCTGGTTTCACATCGGCTCGTCCAGAGGAGAACAAAGCGTTATCACTGATTGTGATCTTCAGTTCCGACTGATTTAACTTGGTGTTAAGCTGATCGGAAAGTCCATTTTTTGAAATATACTGATCCAGACGTTCCTTGAGCTTCTCCAGATCCTCTTGCTCTTTCTGAGCCATCTGAGCATCGGTAATCTGATTTGGTGTTTTTTTCGTAATCTCCTCAGGCTGTTCTTTCTTCTTACCCAAATCAGCACCCGGAGTTTCAGGATTCATGGAGCTATAATCAAGGACACCTGATCCACCATTCAATGCGCTGCTTAGTGCGGAAGCCATTTGCTCAAACTTAGTCGCATCAAGGGAACTCATGCCGAACAACACAATAAACAGAGCGAGCAACAAGGTCATCAAGTCGGAATAAGGGAGCAACCAACTCTCATCATTATGTTCTTCATGTGGTTCGTGCTTTTTAGCCTTTTTCACCTGATGATCCCTCCTTCTCTTCCAATTGTTTACGTTCGGAAGGTGTCAGGAATACGGATAACTTTTGGTTGATAGCAATGGTGGATACACCGGATTGTATGGATAACAATCCTTCAACCATCATCAGCTTGATCTCCATTTCTTGCTTGGACATCCGCTTCAGCTTGTTAGACATCGGGTGCCACAGTACATAACCTGTGAAGATACCCAAGAGGGTAGCGATGAATGCTGCTGCAATCGCTTGAGAGAGTTTAGCCATATCGCTAAGATCCGCAAGGGCTGCGATCAAACCAACTACGGCTCCGAGAACGCCAAGTGTTGGAGCATACATACCTGCTTGGGAGAAGATCAGTGCACCACTGCGGTGGCGTTCCTCTGTCGTGTGAATATTTTCCATTAGAACATCACTGACGAAGTCTTGATCGTTCCCGTCGATAATCATTCGCATGCCGCTGCGAAGGAACTGATCGTCAATCTCTTCAACTTTTGACTCAAGTGCAAGCAAACCTTCACGACGGGTAGTGGAAGCCCAGTCCATAAACGTGCCGATTAGGGATACGCGATCGACCAATTGTTGCTGTTTGAACAAAATTCCGAAGAGCTTCGGAATTCTCTTGATTTCTGACATAGGGAAGGCCATAAAAATACTTCCCGCGGTACCAACAAATATAATCATGTAGGCTGCTGGGTTGTTGACCAGATTAATTACGGGAGCATGCTTCAACATCATACCGAATACAAGTGAAGCGAGTCCCAAAACAAGTCCAATAATTGTTGAAATGTTCATCATACACCTCATCCATGAGATAAAATTGAATCCTTTCAAGCGGCTATATTCGGGCTTCCGGACGAACGTAGAGCCGCAATTCGTTTAAAGCTTGGCACTCTTTTGGATTGCCAAAACATTTAAAACGGTCATGTATAGTATTTATCGACCAATAGGCCTTTTTTTTTAAGGGTTATTTTCAGGTATAATAAGATGAAATCAGCTCCTTAGGGGCCGAATAGGAGTGAAAAGCCAATGGGCGTAAAGCATGGACGGGATTATGAAGGAATATTGACAGATTTAACACAGGCTCTCAGTCGCATACCGGATCGGTATGTTTTCTTTGAAATGGATTCGGAAGAATGGGGCAGATTAGGCGAGACGGAGCAGCTTGAAGTCGATGAGGCACTGGCAGAGGATCTGTTCTATGCGCTAGGTGAGGAATCGGTCATTCCAGTTGGTAGCGGGGTGGTCATCCATGATAAGGATCAGCATCGGATTCATATTTTGATTGGAGAAGAAGAACTCACCTTTGTACCGCTAATTTAGTTTGCACAGAAACGTTAATTCAGGGCCATATATCATGGGAGATAAACCCCTGAAATCCTTATGGTTATTGGCTCTACCGTCGTTTGATAGATTGGATTTTGAGGCTTGTCCATGGTAAGATGATAGTCGTGAAACGGCGAATCGCACTGCGGTGAACCAACCGTTTGGGGCTAATCGGTAGTGCCAAAGGTTTCGTTGGTAGCATAGATGGATACGGAAGTAGGGCGATGTTTCCATCGTATGGGGAGGAAGATAACGTATGGTTTTTTCGCAAGAGGAAGTCGAAGCTCATCTAGGAAGGCTTGAAGGCTGGGAACTAGAGGAGGGCCGATGGATTGTCCGCAAATTTGTATTCTCTAACTACATGAAAGGAATTGCATTTGTAGACGAGGTCGCTGCGATCTCGGAAGCATTCAATCATCATCCTTTCATTACAATTGATTATACGACAGTCACGCTGCGTCTCACGTCATGGGATGAAGGTGGCATTACATCTGTAGATATTAAGGAAGCTGAGCAATTTAACGAGACATTTGAGAAAATGAGGGCGGAATAACCAACTCGGTTAGGTTCGTCTGTTAGAAATGGGTGAACGGCATGTCAGACAACAATCAGAAACATCCGCTTATCGCTGTCGTTGGTAGCCTTAATATGGATCTTGTCGTCAAAACGGATACGATTCCAGAAGAGGGAGAAACGGTCAGTGGGGAAGAGCTGCACTATCTTGCTGGCGGCAAAGGGGCTAATCAGGCAGTGGCCTCCGCTCGTCTAGGTGGGCAGACAACGATGATTGGAGCTGTAGGCACAGATGTGTTTGGTGAACGCCTGCTTCATAGCTTGCATGAGAGCGGGGTAGATGCATCACAGGTTCGTGTCATGGATGATACAGCGACGGGTACGGCCTCGATCTGGCTCTCCAATGGAGATAACCGCATTATTGTTATCCCAGGGGCGAATGGGAAGGTAGTACCGGAGATGCTGGAAGAGGCGGATACGGTGAAAAGCCTGACTACAGCCGCAGCGGTGCTGCTGCAGCTAGAGATCCCGCTGCCAGCGGTCACCCGCGCCGCTACAATAGCGGCAGAAGGCAGCGCACTGGTGGTGCTCAACCCGGCTCCCGCGGTGCCGGGTCTGCCCCAGGAGCTCCTGCGGTGCGTTGACGTCGTCACGCCGAACCGCAGCGAGCTCGCCGTGCTTACCGGCCGGGATCATCTCCGGCCGGAAGACCTGGATGCGGCGGTCGCAGAGCTCGCCGCATCCCTCGGGGCCGCCGTCGTTACGACGCTCGGCCCCGAGGGGGCTGTGTACGCGGCAGCGCCTGATGGCCGCGTACAAGCAGGGCGTGCCGGCGCGAGCCGTGCGCCCGGCTACGCCGTAAGCGCCGTCGATACGACCGGCGCTGGCGACTGCTTCAACGGCGCGCTGGCGGTAGCCCTTGCGCGCGGCGAGACGCTTGACGCGGCAGTCAGCTTCGCTATGGGCGCGGCTGCGCTATCCGTGACGAAGCTGGGTGCCCAGTCCGGAATGCCGTCTGCAGATGAAGTAGAAGCATTTCTTGCGCAGCAGGCAACGAGCAACTGAGTACATCGTCAATGTGTGCAAATACAGAGAAGAGGCTGTTACCCCGGGTAAGGAGGTAATAGCCTCTTCGTTCATCATTTACTTTTTCTCGGCGAGCCACATCGCAATGTTGGCAATTTCTTCATCTTGCAGTCGATCCTTGAACGCAGGCATGCCGCCTTTACCTTTGACGATCGTGGAGTAGATCTTCTCGACGTCATCCTGACTTCCGATGTTCGCAAGAGCCGGGCCTACGCCCCCTTGAAGCTGATCCCCATGACAGGAGATACAATTGGCTTTTACCAGTGCTTCAGCCTGTCCGGCATCCATTGTGACTTCCGGCATAGTTGGTTTAGCTTCTTGTGCAACCTCTTCTTTTCCTGGAAGCGTAAACATTAAAATAATAGCTAACGCGCACGCTGCAAAAAATACCCCGCTCATGATCCATTTGTGCATCCCTTATGTCCCCTCCAGAATGAAAGATCATCTAACTGAAACTGTCCATATCATTATAACGGAACTATCCACGACATCATAGCATTTTGTGGTAATTTTTTGAAACTTATCATATGAAACCATGAATGTGCTTAACTCTTAATGATCCTGTAAGTTAACGAGCTCCTGCATACACCATACAATAAAAAGGCTGCAAACCGGTAGGGGTTTGGCGTTCGTATGTATCTTGGGTGATAAAACCGACCTTTTCATAAACCCGAATGGCTCGGGTATTCCAGGTGAGAACTTCTAAATCAATTTCGTTTGAAGGATTCCTTCGGATCGCTTCTTGTACAATCGCAGACACAAAATCCACGCCTTGTCCATGACCGCATCGTTCGGGATGCATACCCAGCCCAATTCGGGTAACACCCACAAGTGGAAAGAACTGTGCGAATCCACAAATCTCATCATGCTTGTCAAAAATGACAGCATATTGATCTTTCCGTAGCTGCACATCCCCAAATTCGACTTCAAGTGCCTTCATCTGCTCCCAAGGAAGCCAACTATAAATATTATAAGGCGGGTCGTAATGCCAACTGCATATCTGCTGTGCGTGTTCCTCTTCCATAGGTTTAACGTGAAACGTCACAGAAGCTTCGTCCATACTTCCTGCACGCTCCTCTCATTTGTAGGATAGGTACCTCTTCAAAACGGACAAGCTCCTGAAAGGTGATGGATCGATCCTACAGATCATGTGTAAATGTATAGATATTCCTAACGCTACTCTACAGAACGTGGTGTCGTTTTGGCAAGTCTTCGTAAAATAGAAAAAAATTGAAACAAAAGATTGGTTTATTACGTTTATATTACAATAGGATGGGTAAAAACATCTTAAGGGCACGGACGAGAAAGCACAAAAAAACCGCCGGAACCATTCCTGCGGAGAATGGATCGGGCGGTTCTGTTATGCTTGGTTACAGTATGATGTTGCTCAGCTTGTCCTTAGTCACGTGCGAGTGTTTCATATGCTTCCGTGCTCATAATACGTTTAGCGCCAACATAACGGTTAGCCCAGTAGTTTTCGCTCAATGCGCTGATCGTAACGCCTTTGGAAGAAGAAGAGTGTGCGAACTTACCTTCTCCAACGAAAATACCTACGTGTGAAATTCCACTGCCAGAAGTATTAAAGAATACCAGATCGCCAGGTCTCATTTCTGAACGGGACACAGAGTCACCCATTTCGAATTGGGAGCTTGATTGGCGAGCCAAATCAATGCCAAGCTTGTCGAATACATACCGTGTAAATCCAGAGCAGTCAAAGCCGTTAAGCGTTGTTCCTCCGCTTTTGTATGTAGTTCCCATTGCTGAGTCGATTACTTCATCCATTTTTGAATCTGCGAATGCGCTGCCAGCTCCAAGTGATAATGCAAATGTGAGGCTAAGTACAGCTGCGGTTAGTTTCTTCTTGAACAAGAGATATACCCCTTCCAATGCCTGCGAGGTTAGCTTAAGGATTCGGTTGAAGGTCCCCTATGATCCCTCTGTAGCAAGATCAATTCACCCATAACTGGTTCCCCCGCTTCCCAGGTGCTAGGAATTTGGCTATGCTAGTTGTGCACCTGTGAAATCAAGAAATGACGATTAAATTTTAAGTAGTTACAAATATGAAGGTAAAGATTACAAAGTTGTTACTAAAAACTCACTGCGATTATTGTAACAGAGGAACACTGCTTTGGCAACGTTTAGCAGTAAAATTAGCAAAAAAAACCTCGACCTTTGACGGGGAAAGGTTGAGGTTTGCTTTTGTGAAGCGCTATCATCGCGTTTATGTGACATGGAGATGGTAACAAATTTTAACCTGTTTGAATCAACCTCTAGTCGACTTGGACTGCCATAAGCGGAAATGGGCACATATCTTCCATAGAGACATGAGACAGCGAGCCAGCGGATACGTTTGCTGTAATATAAGGCCAGCGAGGCCTGTTAAGAACCATGATGCTGAAGTGAAGGCACCGAAGAGAAGCAGATGCAGCCCTCCCAGAAGCACAGCGATGCCAATTACAGACACGATATGACGAAGTGCGATCCATAGAGCGTATAATATACCGTGTGCCCGGTCTTCGCCATCTGGAGCTGATGCACCGAACTGCATGTATAACATTACATGGTGAATAATCCAGCCGTACACGATCCACAGGGCGACATATGGAATGCCAGGCAGTAACAGTTGTAATGAATGGAATCCATCCATTAGAATGGCGTACAGTTTTGGTACAAGCCAGTAGGCGGGTAACAGCATCAGCAACGTTCTTATGAAGTGCAACAGTAACATCGGTTTCCATAACACTTTGATGCCACGGACAAAAGGAGTTCGTTCCTCAGATTGATTAAAATGCTGTAATGAATACAACAGCCCTGCTTGGATGAGGGGAGTGATTAGCATGCGTAACAGTAGCATGGCTCCAAGAATCCATAGATACCGATGAACCTCAGGATGAGTAGAGAGACTCAGTTGGCTCTCCATTTTGAACAACAGCGTACTGAGCTCTCCAGCATCCGTGACAGGATACCGAAGCAGCAGCGGGACTACTGCGGACTGCACTAACCGATAGATAAAGTATCCCCATACTAATTGATAGATAAATAGTAGTGCGGCTATGAACATGTGCTGACGGACGAGAAACCAGCCTTCACGTATTTTTGCTTTCACTGTCTCCACCTCACCATGACAGACTTCCGAAAATAGCTTCTATAAGCTTGGTCGTGCTCAAACTCCAGCGGAATTTAGTTGGTTCGTCCAATTTGGCTTTTAGGAAATTGTCCATATGACGGTTCTCTAGTACCACGGTGTATAGAGGGTCGGTCATGGCCCAAGAAACCGGAGAAGTATAGGTAAGCTTATAGGTGACTCGATCCTCGTTTCCGTTCCACTCCTTGTTCACGATATGCCCATCCTCGAACACAATTCGTACAGGAACCTTCATATAATTGCTTCCCTTTTTCTGAATGGTCACAGAGGATTCATACACCTCTTGATCACCCTTCTGAATCGGAGTTACGCTGATTTTCTCTACAGCGAAGTTTGCCATCCCATCGCCATATACATATTGATCAAAGTACGTAGACCATGAAGTGCGAGTAACTTGTTCCACGACCTTTTGGAAATCTGCTGAAGTGGGATGTTTGAAACGGTACTTCTTCACATAGGTAGAGAGAATGCGTTCCATTGTTTTGGAGCCGACTTGTTGTTCGATACCGAGCAAGACAAGCTTACCTCGTGTATAGACATTTGCTGCATAATGGTTCTGTGAATCAAATTTCCATGCTTCCTGTGTCAGTGGGGCGGGAGACGTGATCAAGCCTGCTTGAACAGGTAAGTTAGGGATTAGGCCATATTCTTGCTCCATTAATTTATCCTCTGCATAAGAGGTGAATCCCTCGTCGAGCCAAGCCTCCTCGAATTCATTGCTGGCGAGCATACCATAGAAATACTGATGACCAATCTCATGCACGACGGTTCGTTCCAGATCATAACCGGGTGTCGTATCATCCGCCCCGAAGGCAGTCACCAACGTTGGGTATTCCATGCCGCCTGCACCATTTCCGGTTTTCGGAGGAACGACGATTGAGAGTGTGGAGTATGGATAAGTG
It includes:
- the motB gene encoding flagellar motor protein MotB, which encodes MKKAKKHEPHEEHNDESWLLPYSDLMTLLLALFIVLFGMSSLDATKFEQMASALSSALNGGSGVLDYSSMNPETPGADLGKKKEQPEEITKKTPNQITDAQMAQKEQEDLEKLKERLDQYISKNGLSDQLNTKLNQSELKITISDNALFSSGRADVKPESRSLAKAISSMLQEFPEYEVVVSGHTDNIPISNNQYKDNWDLSADRALNFLKILLLNTALDPSKFTPSGYGEYHPIASNDTNVGRAQNRRVEVSIIRKYQSNNTSVKAVDSAN
- the motA gene encoding flagellar motor stator protein MotA, giving the protein MNISTIIGLVLGLASLVFGMMLKHAPVINLVNNPAAYMIIFVGTAGSIFMAFPMSEIKRIPKLFGILFKQQQLVDRVSLIGTFMDWASTTRREGLLALESKVEEIDDQFLRSGMRMIIDGNDQDFVSDVLMENIHTTEERHRSGALIFSQAGMYAPTLGVLGAVVGLIAALADLSDMAKLSQAIAAAFIATLLGIFTGYVLWHPMSNKLKRMSKQEMEIKLMMVEGLLSIQSGVSTIAINQKLSVFLTPSERKQLEEKEGSSGEKG
- a CDS encoding 4a-hydroxytetrahydrobiopterin dehydratase yields the protein MVFSQEEVEAHLGRLEGWELEEGRWIVRKFVFSNYMKGIAFVDEVAAISEAFNHHPFITIDYTTVTLRLTSWDEGGITSVDIKEAEQFNETFEKMRAE
- the rbsK gene encoding ribokinase, which gives rise to MSDNNQKHPLIAVVGSLNMDLVVKTDTIPEEGETVSGEELHYLAGGKGANQAVASARLGGQTTMIGAVGTDVFGERLLHSLHESGVDASQVRVMDDTATGTASIWLSNGDNRIIVIPGANGKVVPEMLEEADTVKSLTTAAAVLLQLEIPLPAVTRAATIAAEGSALVVLNPAPAVPGLPQELLRCVDVVTPNRSELAVLTGRDHLRPEDLDAAVAELAASLGAAVVTTLGPEGAVYAAAPDGRVQAGRAGASRAPGYAVSAVDTTGAGDCFNGALAVALARGETLDAAVSFAMGAAALSVTKLGAQSGMPSADEVEAFLAQQATSN
- a CDS encoding cytochrome c — translated: MHKWIMSGVFFAACALAIILMFTLPGKEEVAQEAKPTMPEVTMDAGQAEALVKANCISCHGDQLQGGVGPALANIGSQDDVEKIYSTIVKGKGGMPAFKDRLQDEEIANIAMWLAEKK
- a CDS encoding GNAT family N-acetyltransferase, whose translation is MDEASVTFHVKPMEEEHAQQICSWHYDPPYNIYSWLPWEQMKALEVEFGDVQLRKDQYAVIFDKHDEICGFAQFFPLVGVTRIGLGMHPERCGHGQGVDFVSAIVQEAIRRNPSNEIDLEVLTWNTRAIRVYEKVGFITQDTYERQTPTGLQPFYCMVYAGAR
- a CDS encoding C40 family peptidase, with protein sequence MFKKKLTAAVLSLTFALSLGAGSAFADSKMDEVIDSAMGTTYKSGGTTLNGFDCSGFTRYVFDKLGIDLARQSSSQFEMGDSVSRSEMRPGDLVFFNTSGSGISHVGIFVGEGKFAHSSSSKGVTISALSENYWANRYVGAKRIMSTEAYETLARD
- a CDS encoding carbamoyl transferase, with translation MKAKIREGWFLVRQHMFIAALLFIYQLVWGYFIYRLVQSAVVPLLLRYPVTDAGELSTLLFKMESQLSLSTHPEVHRYLWILGAMLLLRMLITPLIQAGLLYSLQHFNQSEERTPFVRGIKVLWKPMLLLHFIRTLLMLLPAYWLVPKLYAILMDGFHSLQLLLPGIPYVALWIVYGWIIHHVMLYMQFGASAPDGEDRAHGILYALWIALRHIVSVIGIAVLLGGLHLLLFGAFTSASWFLTGLAGLILQQTYPLARCLMSLWKICAHFRLWQSKSTRG